The Camelina sativa cultivar DH55 chromosome 14, Cs, whole genome shotgun sequence genome includes a window with the following:
- the LOC104743720 gene encoding uncharacterized protein LOC104743720, with product MHSSFCPLLMMMKIFCYNIRGLNTSLRQVELKRWVQASRPLLGGFLETHVQIENATAILARNFPGWRYDFNYTSNAQNGRIWIVWDPAVNVITFCKTDQLITCGVFDTAANLSFSLTFVYARNCMIAKRELWQTLQELHDYGLQRNHPWLILGDFNQILRADEHYSLLPYPHPTQGMAEFQQCIDSCEFLELASRGADHTWFNSQIHNPSTRKLDRALVNKAWLTTFPQANALFDAPGGSDHCPILVATSENEERRKVPFKFYSFFTSHPDYPGQVEAAWNSTIVQGNMMFSLCQKLKAVKMVCKSLIRTHFSNIQARSAEALEALSNT from the coding sequence ATGCATTCATCCTTTTGCCcacttttgatgatgatgaagatcttttgttataatattaGGGGTTTGAATACATCCCTCCGGCAAGTAGAACTCAAGAGATGGGTTCAAGCTTCTAGACCTTTATTAGGAGGATTTTTGGAAACACATGTTCAAATAGAGAATGCGACTGCTATTTTGGCCCGGAACTTCCCGGGTTGGCGTTATGATTTTAACTATACCTCTAATGCTCAAAATGGgagaatttggattgtttgggATCCTGCTGTCAATGTTATCACCTTCTGTAAGACTGATCAGCTCATCACCTGTGGAGTTTTCGACACTGCGGCTAATCTATCCTTCTCATTAACCTTTGTCTATGCCCGTAACTGCATGATCGCAAAGAGAGAGTTATGGCAAACTTTACAAGAACTTCATGACTACGGTCTCCAACGCAATCATCCTTGGTTGATTCTTGGGGATTTCAACCAGATCCTTAGAGCGGATGAGCACTACTCACTCCTTCCTTATCCTCATCCAACTCAAGGTATGGCTGAATTTCAACAATGCATTGACTCTTGTGAATTTCTGGAGCTGGCAAGTAGAGGGGCGGACCACACCTGGTTTAATAGTCAGATTCACAATCCGAGCACTAGGAAGCTTGATAGAGCACTGGTCAACAAAGCATGGTTGACAACTTTCCCTCAGGCAAATGCTCTTTTTGATGCTCCGGGAGGTTCAGATCACTGTCCTATTCTAGTTGCGACCTctgaaaatgaagaaagaagaaaggtcCCCTTCAAGTTCTACTCCTTCTTTACTTCGCATCCTGACTATCCAGGACAAGTTGAAGCAGCCTGGAACTCAACTATTGTGCAAGGGAATATGATGTTCTCCCTTTGTCAGAAGCTCAAGGCTGTTAAGATGGTTTGTAAAAGCTTGATACGCACTCACTTCAGTAATATTCAAGCGAGATCAGCGGAAGCATTGGAAGCTCTGAGCAATACTTAG